A genomic region of Granulicella sp. L56 contains the following coding sequences:
- a CDS encoding aldo/keto reductase has protein sequence MNNDQSLSVAAAGTFTIGGDLTVNRLGYGAMRITGAGIWGLPADKAACLATLRRTTELGINVIDTADSYGPGTSEELIAEALYPYPKDLVIATKGGWERPGPGQWTHNASPKHLTEALEGSLKRLRLERIDIHQLHAPDNAVSFEASVETLAKLREQGKIRHVGLSNVTREHIERARKIVPIVSVQNRFSFADREYDYVVDYCEQNGIAFFPWAPLGQAKEAHEVVKEVASELDATPLQVALAWLLKRSPVTLPIPGTSSVKHLEENVAAADLELPQASFDKLSAVSHRPMSLRG, from the coding sequence GTGAATAATGACCAATCTCTCTCCGTCGCAGCCGCGGGCACGTTTACCATCGGCGGCGATCTTACTGTCAACCGTCTTGGCTATGGAGCCATGCGCATTACAGGCGCTGGAATATGGGGACTTCCTGCCGATAAGGCTGCGTGCCTTGCCACCCTGCGCCGAACGACCGAACTCGGCATCAACGTGATCGATACGGCCGACTCCTATGGTCCGGGAACCTCTGAAGAACTAATAGCCGAAGCGCTCTATCCTTACCCAAAAGATCTGGTGATTGCTACCAAGGGCGGTTGGGAGCGTCCCGGCCCGGGTCAATGGACGCACAATGCCAGCCCCAAACATCTGACGGAGGCGTTAGAGGGCAGCCTGAAGCGCCTGCGGTTGGAGCGCATCGACATTCACCAGCTCCACGCGCCCGATAACGCGGTCTCCTTTGAGGCCTCCGTCGAGACGCTGGCAAAGCTGCGCGAGCAGGGAAAGATTCGCCATGTGGGCCTCTCGAACGTCACCCGCGAGCACATCGAGCGCGCCCGCAAGATCGTTCCGATTGTCTCGGTGCAGAACCGCTTCAGCTTCGCCGACCGCGAGTACGACTATGTTGTCGACTATTGCGAGCAGAATGGCATCGCCTTCTTTCCCTGGGCTCCCCTTGGCCAGGCGAAGGAGGCGCACGAGGTGGTGAAGGAGGTGGCGAGTGAGCTCGATGCGACGCCGCTTCAGGTCGCACTGGCATGGCTGCTCAAGCGCTCTCCGGTGACCCTGCCCATTCCCGGAACATCGTCGGTTAAGCATCTGGAAGAGAATGTTGCCGCTGCGGACCTTGAACTGCCACAGGCGTCGTTCGACAAGCTGTCGGCTGTCAGCCATAGGCCAATGAGCCTGCGAGGATAG
- a CDS encoding carboxypeptidase-like regulatory domain-containing protein, which yields MKYLLRTIQWFTVLCVLSLVTPHALFGQGLARISGTVADSSGAAIPNATVIATRLSTGDKTTITSNGAGDYVFPSLAPAEYSLGVTASGFAGFLQKSVVLQADQSITVNATLTVGSDTQTINVDSAPPQVDTTTGTLSQVIDEKRVNDLPLNGRNAAALTTLVPGVVVAPSANIDQGQTKTFPVVAAVTINGTRANQVNYILDGGNNVDEYTNVNAPFPMPDALQEFSVQTSNYNAEYRQNAGGVVNIITPQRLESISWRRV from the coding sequence ATGAAATACCTTTTACGCACCATCCAGTGGTTCACCGTCCTCTGCGTTCTAAGTCTTGTAACGCCTCACGCCCTCTTCGGGCAGGGGCTCGCTCGCATCTCGGGAACGGTAGCTGACTCCTCGGGTGCGGCGATTCCGAATGCCACGGTGATAGCCACTCGGCTCAGTACGGGAGACAAAACCACGATTACATCCAACGGTGCAGGCGATTATGTCTTCCCGTCCCTGGCCCCAGCCGAGTACAGCCTCGGCGTAACGGCGAGCGGCTTTGCCGGGTTTCTGCAGAAGAGCGTCGTTCTGCAGGCCGACCAGTCGATTACGGTCAATGCGACGCTGACGGTAGGCAGTGACACGCAGACCATCAATGTCGACTCCGCCCCGCCGCAGGTGGACACCACGACCGGCACCCTATCGCAGGTCATCGACGAAAAACGGGTGAACGACCTACCCCTGAACGGCCGCAACGCCGCCGCGCTGACAACGCTGGTGCCGGGTGTGGTCGTGGCTCCATCGGCCAATATCGACCAGGGACAGACCAAGACGTTTCCGGTGGTCGCAGCGGTCACTATCAATGGAACCCGTGCCAACCAGGTGAACTACATACTGGACGGCGGCAACAATGTCGATGAATACACTAACGTCAATGCTCCTTTCCCCATGCCCGACGCGCTGCAGGAGTTCAGCGTGCAGACGAGTAACTACAACGCCGAGTATCGCCAGAATGCGGGCGGAGTGGTGAACATCATCACCCCGCAGCGGCTCGAATCAATTTCATGGAGACGCGTTTGA